The segment AGGAGGCTGCTGCCGGCTTCGGTGACCTCAAGAAGTAGTCTGATCGTTCAGCAAAAGGGAGAAACCGCCAATGAGCACCGATACCTATCTCGCCGTTTTCCTCGGCAGCAAGACCAGTCCGAAATGGGCGGCGTGGCACGCGATGCCAGAGGCCGAGCGCAAGGCGAAGGAAATGGAAGGCATGGTGGCCTGGAAGGGCTGGGTCGAGAAGCACCAAGGCGCAATCCAGGCCATGGGCGGTCCCCTCGGCAAGACCAAGCAGGTCGACGGCAAGGGCGTCGCCGACATCGCCAACGAGATGGGCGCCTTCACCGTGGTCCGTGCCGCCTCCCACGAAGCGGCGGCCAAGATGTTCGAGAACCATCCGCACTTCGCGATCTTCCCCGGCGAGCGTGTCGAGATCATGCCGGTGCTGCCGATCCCCGGCGGCTAGGGCCATAGGCGTCCCGGATTGCGGGAACTATGGGTTCACCAAATCCGGCCCCGCGCTAGTGACCTTCACGCCCAGCTCATGTAAAAGCCGTTCACATGAGCTGGCGCAAGGAAGAGCGCCGCGCCGAGCGCGGCTATCACCACGGCAATCTGAAGGAAGCCTTGTTGCAGGCTGCCCTCGGCCTGATCGCCGAGAAGGGCGCGGCCGGCTTCACCTTTGCCGATGCCGCGCGCATGGCCGGCGTCAGCGCGGCGGCGCCGTACCGCCATTTCCGCGATCGCGACGAGCTGTTGTCCTCGATCGCGCAACGCGGCTTCGAGCAGTTCGAGCAGCGGCTGACCGCGGCCTGGGACGACGGACGGCCCGACACCGTCACGGCGTTCGAGCGCGTCGGCAAGGCCTATCTCGCCTTCGCCCGCGAGGAGCCTGCCTTCTACAACGCGATGTTCGAATCCGGCCTGCCGGTCGATGCCAATCCGGCGCTGCAGGCCGCGAGCGAGCGCGCCTTCAACATCATTCGCGCCGCCGCCGAGCGACTCGCGGCGCTGGCACCGCCCGGCACGCCGCGTCCGCCGGCGATGATGATGGCGCTGCATATCTGGTCGATGTCGCACGGCGTGGCCTCGCTGTTCTCGCGTGGCGATGCTGCGCGGCGAAAGCTGCCGATGTCGCCGGACGAGCTGTTGGAGGCCGAGGTGCTGATCTATCTGCGTGGGCTCGGCTTTCCGACCGACCGCCGTCCGCCGGCCCAAGGCGCCGAGCCGCCGCCGGTGCCGCCGGAGGCTCCCTCCGGTTCTGGCGTGCCCCCCGGCGGACCCTGGGGCAAGCCGAAATAAAATTGCGCAAATAATTCCGCGGGCCTGTCAGGCCGCCAGCTTGACAAAATCGCGGGATGATCTAGCTATGTAAATGTTATTTACATTCACAACGGCGCTGATGCCGTGATGGAGAAGGGAAATGGCCTACACCGCTGATGTCAATCGCTGGCGCGGCCCCTCGGACCAACAGCAACAGTACGCGCGGCCGCACATGCTCGATACGCCATGGCATCCTGGCTGGATTGCCGTGACCATCCTCGGCTTCATCATCTGGTGGCCGATCGGACTTGCCCTTCTCTTTTTCACACTCGGGAGCAGAAGAATGTCGTGCTGGAGCAATCAGGATCGCTGGCAGAACAAGATGGAGCGGATGCAGTACAAGATGGACCGCATGCGCGGCCGCATGGAGCGCCACGGCTTTGGCTTTGGCTTTGGCCCGCCGTCCTCCGGCAACCGCGCCTTCGACGAATACCGTTCTGAAACGCTGCGCCGGCTCGAGGAAGAGCAGGTCGAGTTCAAGAACTTCCTCGACCGCCTGCGTCACGCCAAGGACAAGGAAGAGTTCGACCAGTTCATGGCGCAGCACAAGACGCGTCCGACCCCGCCGCCGACCGACCAGCCCCAAGGCTGATCTGGAAGGGCTGATCGAGACACCTCTCAAAGCCTTCAGGCGCATGCCCCCAAAGTCCTGATGGCCCCGAGCCGCCCGCCCGCGCACCCCGCAGGCGGGCGGTTTGGTTTTGGGAGAACCCAATGCCGACGCTCCGACACTAAGACTTGCGTGCGCCTCACGCCGCCGCGCCGCGACGTGCGTGGACTTCACCACCCGCTTTCTGCTTGGCCTGACCGCCTTCGCGGTGCTCGGCTATATCAGCTTCGTCTATGGCAGCTGCGCGGGCGATCCCGACTGCCATTTTCGCGTCTGCGGCCGGAGGTTTTGCGGCGTCGTTTATTCCCGTGTGCGGGAAAGCCAGGCGCGATAGAACCTGATCCCCGCGAGGGCCGACCAAGTCCTGACAGCGCCTCCCGCGGCGCCAACGGGCATGACCATGACCGACCGTAAAGAGATCAACCAGCGTATCGCGCTATTCGAGCGCGCCACCGCGCTGTTCGGGCGGTTCGGTAGCCTCATTCCGACGGTCATCGCGTTTCTCAACAAATGGCCGTCGGAGGTCGAGCTCTATCCGCACTGGCAGGTTGGCGAGTCCTGGAAGCTGTTCCTGAGCCTCTATCTCTATTGGTTCGCCTGGCTCGCACTCGGCCGGGCCATCTCGTTTGCGAAGGGGAGCGTCGAGCCATGATTCTGCTCCGCGATTTCTCGCTCTTTGTCCTGCCGGTCCTGATCGCGGCCGGCGGCTGGCTCTATGCACTCAGCCTGCGCAAGCGGGCCCGGACCACCCTCGATCGCGTGCCGGCGACACGACTGGCGCCTTGATGCAGACCGCCTATATCTGCCCGTACCAAAGCAGGCGGAGCGGAGGCAACCATGACGGAAGCTGCGATCGCGGCGAGCGACGGCCTCTGGCGGGAGATCCGCGGTGAGGCGCAGCGCGCGGCGGATGCCGATCCCGTGTTCAGCAAGACTCTTGCCAGCACCATTCTCGCCCATGATGATTTTGCCGCGGCTCTGGCCGAGCTGATAGGTCGCCGGCTTGGCAACAGTGCTGCCGAGCGCGCGCGCTTCACTGCCTTTTCGCGCGAGGCTTTTCGTGACGAGCCGGACCTGATCGAGGCGGCCAGCCGCGACTTGCGATCCATCGCGCTGCGCGATCCCGCCATCGCCGCGCTGTTGCCGCCGATGCTGCATTACAAAGGCTATGTCGCGCTGCAAGCCTGGCGCGTCTCGAACTGGCTCTGGTGTTGCGACCAGCGCGATGCGGCGCTGCTGTTCCAGCACGAATCCTCGAATGTGTTGCAGGTCAGCATTCATCCAGCGGCGTACATCGGATCGGCCGTCTATCTCGACCACGCCACCGGCATCGTGATCGGCGCCAATGTCGTGATCGGCGACGAGGTCACCATTCTCCAGAACGTCAGCATCGGGCGCCGCGGTGAATTGCCGGCGCGCTCGCCGCGCATCGGTC is part of the Bradyrhizobium commune genome and harbors:
- a CDS encoding YciI family protein; its protein translation is MSTDTYLAVFLGSKTSPKWAAWHAMPEAERKAKEMEGMVAWKGWVEKHQGAIQAMGGPLGKTKQVDGKGVADIANEMGAFTVVRAASHEAAAKMFENHPHFAIFPGERVEIMPVLPIPGG
- a CDS encoding TetR/AcrR family transcriptional regulator, with product MSWRKEERRAERGYHHGNLKEALLQAALGLIAEKGAAGFTFADAARMAGVSAAAPYRHFRDRDELLSSIAQRGFEQFEQRLTAAWDDGRPDTVTAFERVGKAYLAFAREEPAFYNAMFESGLPVDANPALQAASERAFNIIRAAAERLAALAPPGTPRPPAMMMALHIWSMSHGVASLFSRGDAARRKLPMSPDELLEAEVLIYLRGLGFPTDRRPPAQGAEPPPVPPEAPSGSGVPPGGPWGKPK
- a CDS encoding DUF2852 domain-containing protein, producing the protein MAYTADVNRWRGPSDQQQQYARPHMLDTPWHPGWIAVTILGFIIWWPIGLALLFFTLGSRRMSCWSNQDRWQNKMERMQYKMDRMRGRMERHGFGFGFGPPSSGNRAFDEYRSETLRRLEEEQVEFKNFLDRLRHAKDKEEFDQFMAQHKTRPTPPPTDQPQG
- a CDS encoding serine O-acetyltransferase, which gives rise to MTEAAIAASDGLWREIRGEAQRAADADPVFSKTLASTILAHDDFAAALAELIGRRLGNSAAERARFTAFSREAFRDEPDLIEAASRDLRSIALRDPAIAALLPPMLHYKGYVALQAWRVSNWLWCCDQRDAALLFQHESSNVLQVSIHPAAYIGSAVYLDHATGIVIGANVVIGDEVTILQNVSIGRRGELPARSPRIGRGVYIGGGATILGDIRIGDFAKIGADTVVTSDVPAGCTAVGNPVRLTNCPEPASVA